From uncultured Fibrobacter sp., a single genomic window includes:
- a CDS encoding DUF3261 domain-containing protein, translated as MTKMKSLRNLKAPACTEHGRSELAEGLRLFLGAFLLLFLVACHNTHQVPGTTPVYYSDDRAVSLLSTSAMTESIDMPQHIAGKFRKPDGTTDLFEADSWVRANDSILSIVLFSGFGTTIGEISYYRDSVKAESSLIDVEKLKAEYMLADFQVCFYPFEALRQNFEQAGFDFSETRTGSQNTDFVRTLAEKGVTIAVARKNGNEIEFVNELRGYSYHITLGDAN; from the coding sequence ATGACAAAGATGAAGTCCTTGCGGAATTTGAAGGCCCCTGCCTGCACTGAGCATGGCCGAAGTGAGCTTGCCGAAGGGCTGCGATTGTTCCTTGGCGCATTTTTGTTACTCTTTTTAGTCGCCTGTCACAATACGCATCAGGTGCCGGGGACGACTCCTGTATATTATTCCGATGACCGCGCCGTTTCGCTGTTGTCGACATCTGCGATGACCGAAAGCATTGACATGCCGCAGCATATTGCCGGAAAATTCAGGAAACCCGACGGAACGACCGATTTGTTTGAGGCGGATTCCTGGGTAAGGGCGAACGACAGCATTTTATCGATTGTGCTTTTTTCGGGTTTCGGAACAACCATCGGCGAAATTAGCTACTACCGCGATTCCGTAAAGGCGGAAAGTTCTCTGATCGATGTGGAAAAGCTGAAGGCGGAATACATGCTTGCCGACTTTCAGGTCTGTTTTTATCCGTTCGAAGCTCTTCGCCAAAATTTTGAACAGGCCGGATTTGATTTTTCCGAGACTCGCACCGGTTCCCAAAATACGGATTTTGTGCGTACGCTCGCCGAAAAGGGGGTGACGATTGCCGTTGCCCGCAAGAATGGAAACGAAATTGAATTTGTAAACGAACTGCGCGGTTACAGTTACCATATTACGTTAGGAGATGCAAATTGA
- the fabG gene encoding 3-oxoacyl-ACP reductase FabG, which translates to MENKKSVLITGASGGIGSAIAKAVALAGYEVVAHYNRNAAPVEQLANEIREQGGSIRLLQFNIRDREQCKAVLEKDIEENGVYFGVVTNAGVCADTAFPAMTDEYWDKVIDTNLNGFYNVLHPIVMPMCRKRRGRIVTISSVSGVIGNRGQVNYSASKAGLIGATKALATELASRGITVNSVAPGVIETEMIKDAPLDMILPAIPMKRVGKPEEVAATVVFLLSEGAAYITRQVISVNGGLA; encoded by the coding sequence ATGGAAAATAAGAAGAGTGTTTTGATTACTGGCGCAAGTGGCGGCATCGGTTCTGCCATTGCTAAGGCTGTCGCATTGGCGGGTTACGAAGTCGTGGCGCATTACAATAGGAATGCAGCTCCTGTCGAACAGCTTGCAAACGAAATTCGTGAACAGGGGGGCTCTATTCGCCTGCTTCAGTTCAATATCCGCGACCGTGAACAGTGCAAGGCTGTACTTGAAAAGGATATCGAAGAAAACGGCGTCTATTTTGGCGTGGTGACCAATGCGGGTGTCTGTGCCGATACGGCTTTCCCTGCCATGACCGATGAATATTGGGACAAGGTGATCGACACGAACTTGAATGGCTTTTACAACGTACTTCACCCGATCGTGATGCCGATGTGCCGCAAGCGTCGTGGACGCATCGTGACGATTTCGTCGGTGTCGGGGGTTATCGGTAACCGTGGCCAGGTGAACTACAGTGCTTCCAAGGCGGGGCTCATTGGGGCGACCAAGGCTTTGGCAACAGAGCTTGCTAGCCGTGGCATTACGGTGAACAGTGTCGCTCCGGGTGTCATCGAAACGGAAATGATCAAGGATGCTCCGCTCGACATGATTTTGCCCGCTATTCCGATGAAGCGCGTAGGTAAACCCGAAGAAGTAGCCGCGACGGTCGTGTTCCTGCTTTCGGAAGGGGCCGCCTACATCACACGTCAGGTGATTTCTGTGAATGGGGGACTTGCTTAA
- a CDS encoding MMPL family transporter, translating into MSPESKKIVSVIIWAVFHIALISLGLLQPWKVESDLYSVLPDSNELRNVAEAEKALSARSMRNISVLLGHHDFVAAKAAAFALESSFARDSSFAEIRLRVNDATMQQMRNFYYDYRNVLQGRPVCDLLKAGDASALKSMALEKVYGAFTLADLSQIEEDPFLLGAESFDHFTLHSQLMGGRFTLREGVLAAEDSSMTYVMWSAALSPNVSTMASDDHVLARLDRVLDSLQVEYKGLRIEKSGVPFHSYESSKNAKSEVAWISGVSMALILLLLLWAFRTPVPIVCTLATIGVAVCAALSGTWAVFGNIHVFTFVFGTSVIGVSIDYAIHFFTEWKHGTSKNGLEIRHHIFKGLLLGFMTTELSYIALTFADFPLLRQMAVFSIVGLASSFATILLLFPNLSHSGARSTKTLLPMRLPQVLLSLYDKLSPQKVRYLLLVLLLAIAPGILLLDIHTDMRTLYSMSESLKRSEALNARLNNLGISPNYFIVEGATEQQLLENEERLRDRLEKAKEDSLLTGYLATSTYIPSVKTQKETFEAVKKLRDSEAYHELLRDLNLASDSLFARNLALKPEFLTPQSDIPESFKSILSMIWIGEVNGKYYSAVFPLHVSKNFAIDQYAEGMPYVYAVNKMENVNATLTELSKVALMLVAVAYLVVFIVLVCVYKFFTALKVIRAPVISSLLIAGVFGYLGLPFNFFAIVGVILTLGIGIDYALFFKEGGERSVTTALAVMLSALTTLISFGSLSFSSFVPVATFGFSVLLGIFCCFVLSPFSRR; encoded by the coding sequence ATGAGTCCTGAGTCGAAAAAGATTGTTTCGGTTATCATATGGGCGGTATTTCATATTGCCCTTATTTCGCTTGGACTGTTGCAACCGTGGAAGGTGGAGTCGGACCTTTATTCGGTTCTGCCGGACTCCAATGAATTGAGGAATGTCGCCGAGGCGGAAAAGGCGCTGAGCGCCCGTTCGATGAGGAACATTTCTGTTCTTTTGGGGCATCATGATTTTGTTGCGGCAAAGGCAGCCGCATTTGCGCTGGAGTCGAGCTTTGCTCGGGATTCCTCGTTTGCCGAGATTCGGTTGCGAGTCAATGATGCGACTATGCAGCAGATGCGGAATTTCTATTACGATTACCGCAACGTTCTGCAGGGGCGCCCGGTATGCGACTTGCTGAAAGCAGGCGATGCGTCTGCATTAAAGAGCATGGCGCTAGAAAAGGTCTATGGCGCCTTTACGCTTGCAGACTTGAGTCAAATCGAAGAAGACCCGTTTTTGCTGGGGGCGGAATCGTTTGATCATTTTACGCTTCATTCCCAGCTGATGGGTGGGCGCTTTACGTTGCGGGAGGGGGTGCTTGCCGCCGAAGATTCCTCGATGACGTACGTGATGTGGAGTGCCGCTCTTTCTCCGAACGTTTCGACAATGGCCTCTGACGACCATGTGCTTGCTCGCCTCGATCGCGTGTTGGATTCCTTGCAGGTTGAATACAAGGGACTACGTATCGAAAAGTCGGGCGTTCCGTTCCATAGCTACGAAAGTTCGAAAAATGCGAAGTCCGAGGTTGCCTGGATTTCGGGCGTTTCGATGGCGCTCATTCTGCTTTTGTTGCTTTGGGCGTTCCGCACTCCTGTTCCGATTGTCTGTACGCTTGCAACCATCGGTGTTGCCGTGTGCGCGGCCCTTTCTGGAACGTGGGCCGTGTTCGGAAATATTCACGTGTTTACGTTCGTTTTTGGAACAAGCGTGATTGGCGTAAGCATCGATTACGCGATTCATTTCTTTACCGAGTGGAAACACGGAACCTCGAAAAATGGTCTCGAAATTCGCCACCACATATTCAAGGGACTTTTGCTCGGTTTCATGACGACGGAACTCAGCTATATCGCGCTTACGTTTGCCGATTTTCCCTTGCTTCGCCAGATGGCTGTTTTTTCGATTGTCGGACTTGCGAGTTCCTTTGCGACGATTCTCTTGTTGTTCCCGAATTTGTCGCATTCTGGGGCGCGTTCAACGAAAACGCTACTTCCGATGCGGCTTCCTCAAGTATTGTTGTCTCTTTACGACAAGCTTTCTCCCCAGAAAGTCCGCTATTTGCTGCTAGTCCTGTTGCTTGCGATTGCACCTGGAATATTGCTGCTTGATATCCATACGGATATGCGGACTCTTTATTCCATGAGCGAAAGCCTCAAGCGTTCCGAGGCCCTGAATGCGCGTCTCAATAACCTGGGAATTTCTCCGAATTACTTTATTGTAGAAGGCGCTACGGAACAGCAACTCTTGGAAAACGAGGAACGTCTTAGGGATAGGCTCGAAAAAGCGAAAGAGGATTCCCTGCTTACGGGGTATTTGGCGACTTCTACCTACATTCCTTCGGTCAAGACACAGAAGGAAACTTTCGAGGCGGTAAAGAAACTGCGCGATTCGGAGGCGTACCATGAACTGCTTCGTGACTTGAACCTTGCCTCGGATTCTCTTTTTGCGCGAAATTTGGCCTTGAAACCGGAATTTCTTACGCCGCAGTCGGATATTCCCGAATCGTTCAAGAGCATCCTTTCGATGATTTGGATTGGAGAGGTTAACGGTAAGTATTACAGCGCCGTGTTCCCGCTCCATGTTTCGAAGAACTTTGCTATCGATCAGTATGCAGAGGGAATGCCTTATGTGTATGCGGTAAACAAGATGGAAAACGTGAATGCGACGTTGACGGAACTTTCGAAGGTTGCCTTGATGCTTGTGGCGGTGGCCTATTTGGTCGTGTTTATTGTACTTGTCTGTGTCTATAAGTTCTTTACGGCGCTCAAGGTGATTCGAGCCCCGGTGATTTCTAGCCTTCTTATAGCAGGCGTTTTCGGCTATTTGGGACTGCCGTTCAACTTCTTTGCGATAGTGGGGGTAATCCTTACGCTTGGAATCGGCATTGACTATGCGCTGTTCTTTAAGGAGGGCGGCGAACGGAGCGTGACGACAGCCCTTGCCGTGATGCTTTCGGCCTTGACGACGCTCATTTCTTTTGGCAGTCTATCTTTCAGCAGCTTTGTCCCTGTTGCGACATTCGGCTTTTCGGTGCTCCTCGGTATTTTTTGCTGCTTTGTCTTGTCGCCATTCAGTAGAAGGTAG
- a CDS encoding thioester dehydrase, with the protein MSTVEFPTRELVSELVPHKDKMLLLDRVNYHDLNEIVIETEVDIHKDCMFFKEDLQGVPSYVAFEYMAQSISALSGIYGRTLGQKPKEGFIMSVSNCKAEVPVFKSGDVVRIWVHQTMRVDMAVTFEGKVFVGDNLAVSASLCTVEVDDPTSILKMN; encoded by the coding sequence ATGAGTACGGTAGAATTTCCGACAAGAGAATTGGTTTCTGAACTGGTTCCGCATAAGGACAAAATGCTTCTGCTCGACCGGGTTAATTATCATGACCTGAACGAAATTGTGATCGAAACGGAAGTGGATATCCACAAGGACTGTATGTTCTTCAAGGAAGACCTGCAGGGGGTTCCTTCGTATGTGGCGTTTGAATATATGGCCCAAAGCATTTCTGCCTTGTCCGGAATTTATGGACGTACGCTAGGACAAAAGCCCAAGGAAGGCTTTATCATGAGTGTGTCGAACTGCAAGGCCGAAGTCCCTGTTTTCAAGTCGGGAGATGTTGTTCGAATCTGGGTGCACCAGACGATGCGTGTCGACATGGCCGTCACCTTTGAGGGCAAGGTTTTTGTGGGTGACAATCTTGCGGTCTCGGCTTCGCTTTGCACAGTCGAAGTGGACGACCCCACCTCGATTCTGAAGATGAATTAG
- a CDS encoding TIGR01212 family radical SAM protein (This family includes YhcC from E. coli K-12, an uncharacterized radical SAM protein.): MHYTPYRDLLLKVFPNYLKVRKLPLNGGMSCPNLDGTKSFSGCSYCNNRSFSPVFDQAKVSIQEQLDKFVPRLREKYPNAGILAYLQPYTNTHAPLEHLKGIIDPIIKHKEIAGLAIGTRPDCLEDDKVAYLAELNRKKPIIVEIGLQTANDLTLAAINRRHTLAEFTDAVKRCQSAGLTVTTHVIVGLPGETMEDFKHTAQVVRDLKLAAVKIHPLHIVAGTVMAQDYANGEIKLLTFEEYCEAVAEMIKIIGFETAIERFSGESPSDMLIAPDWCGERDKIIATVEKLLDKAD, from the coding sequence ATGCACTACACTCCTTATCGCGATTTATTGTTGAAGGTTTTCCCGAATTACCTGAAAGTGCGCAAGCTCCCGCTGAACGGCGGTATGAGTTGTCCGAATCTGGACGGCACCAAGAGTTTTTCGGGTTGCAGCTACTGCAATAACCGCAGCTTTAGCCCGGTATTTGACCAGGCGAAGGTCTCGATTCAGGAACAACTCGACAAGTTCGTGCCGAGGCTCCGCGAAAAGTACCCGAACGCAGGAATTCTCGCCTACTTACAGCCGTACACGAATACGCACGCTCCGCTGGAACACCTGAAGGGAATCATCGACCCGATTATCAAGCATAAGGAGATTGCGGGTCTTGCCATCGGTACGCGCCCAGATTGCCTCGAAGACGACAAGGTCGCCTACCTCGCCGAACTTAACCGCAAAAAGCCGATTATCGTGGAAATCGGCCTGCAGACAGCAAACGACTTGACGCTTGCCGCCATCAACCGCAGGCATACCCTCGCCGAGTTCACGGACGCTGTCAAGCGTTGCCAATCGGCAGGACTCACCGTCACCACGCACGTCATCGTGGGCCTCCCCGGCGAAACCATGGAAGATTTCAAGCACACCGCACAAGTGGTTCGCGACTTGAAGCTCGCCGCAGTCAAGATTCATCCGCTGCATATTGTGGCGGGCACCGTGATGGCGCAGGACTACGCGAACGGCGAAATCAAGCTCCTTACTTTTGAGGAATACTGCGAAGCGGTCGCCGAGATGATCAAGATTATCGGCTTCGAGACAGCCATCGAGCGGTTCAGCGGCGAAAGCCCAAGCGACATGCTCATCGCCCCCGACTGGTGCGGCGAAAGGGACAAGATTATCGCTACAGTAGAAAAGCTGCTTGATAAAGCGGATTGA
- a CDS encoding beta-ketoacyl synthase N-terminal-like domain-containing protein, with product MRKPLYINDFAFHCILGGEKESVFDKLKNGVRGEFTTYDVAGVMRPAATIDPATLAPVTEPGFDNRVNRLSQAALSQMEKSIVAAIQKYGADRIGIFIGSCDNGSEASMNALKSFKETGAFPEGYVLDYQAADFPARYIAKRYGITGMLSVHSTACASSASAFVSARNNIYAGNCDAAIVGGVDIASQSVILGFASLEAMSDKPTNPFSANRTGLTLGDAAAFFLVTRENLPDLATEDCKNLSVVGFGESADADHITAPRADGEGAFLAMKAALADAELDASSIGYVNLHGTGTRLNDSMEAIAVNRLFGENTPASSTKALTGHTLGAAGALEASFCCLALQNRGVLPAHLFDGCEDPKLPKVHLVKSGEQATEPFKYCISNSFAFGGCNVSLIIAKE from the coding sequence TTGAGAAAGCCCTTGTATATTAACGACTTTGCTTTTCACTGCATTTTGGGGGGCGAAAAGGAATCGGTTTTCGATAAATTAAAGAATGGCGTCCGTGGCGAATTCACCACCTACGATGTAGCGGGTGTGATGCGCCCTGCCGCGACAATCGATCCTGCGACTTTAGCTCCGGTGACGGAACCTGGCTTTGATAACCGTGTAAACAGGCTTTCGCAGGCGGCGCTTTCGCAGATGGAAAAGTCGATCGTTGCTGCTATTCAGAAATATGGCGCCGATCGCATAGGCATATTTATCGGGTCTTGCGACAATGGCTCCGAAGCATCGATGAATGCTCTCAAGAGTTTTAAGGAAACGGGGGCTTTTCCCGAAGGTTATGTCCTAGATTATCAGGCGGCAGATTTTCCGGCGCGTTATATTGCAAAGCGTTATGGCATTACGGGAATGCTTTCGGTGCATTCTACGGCGTGTGCCTCCAGTGCGAGCGCTTTTGTTTCTGCCCGCAACAATATTTATGCCGGTAACTGTGATGCGGCTATCGTGGGCGGTGTCGATATCGCTTCGCAGTCGGTGATTCTGGGCTTTGCCTCGCTCGAGGCCATGTCCGATAAGCCGACGAATCCGTTTAGCGCAAACCGTACAGGCCTTACCCTTGGCGATGCGGCGGCTTTTTTCCTGGTGACTCGCGAAAATTTACCGGACCTTGCAACCGAAGACTGCAAGAATCTTTCGGTGGTGGGCTTTGGCGAAAGTGCCGATGCAGACCACATCACGGCTCCCCGCGCCGATGGCGAAGGGGCTTTCCTGGCGATGAAAGCCGCCCTTGCCGATGCAGAACTCGATGCTTCTTCGATTGGCTACGTTAATTTGCATGGAACAGGAACTCGGCTGAACGATTCCATGGAAGCGATCGCCGTGAACCGTCTGTTCGGTGAAAATACACCGGCAAGTTCCACGAAGGCGCTGACGGGACATACTCTTGGTGCGGCTGGTGCACTGGAAGCTTCGTTCTGCTGCCTTGCGCTCCAGAATAGGGGCGTTCTTCCGGCGCATCTGTTCGATGGATGCGAAGACCCGAAACTCCCGAAGGTTCACCTGGTCAAGTCGGGAGAACAGGCAACGGAGCCCTTCAAGTATTGTATCAGCAACTCGTTTGCTTTTGGCGGTTGCAACGTGTCTTTAATTATCGCGAAGGAATAA
- a CDS encoding beta-ketoacyl-ACP synthase — protein MRRVVVTGGSCISSLGFDADTAFEGLKSLKNRVVRMDAWDVYKQMNTRLAAPILEPLPQYPRKKIRGAGRVAVMALLSADKALEVAGLTGETDLMKSGRMGVAYGSSMGSINPLLEFFSMLNTYDCSNITATTYIRAMPQTCAVNISVILGLTGRLVTTNTACTSGSLAIGQAYELIKYGKQDVMIAGGADELDPTESAVFDTLFATSTKNDHPELSPAAYDRDRDGLVIGEGAGALILEEYEHAKARGAKIYAELVGFGSNTDGEHITQPKKETMQHALELAIEDSGISADAIGYVNGHGTATHHGDIAETWATYNALKQRTVPLSSLKSYVGHTLGACGGIEAWLAIHMMNRGWFSPNLNLNNVDPECAPLDYIMGSGREMDVEYIMSNNFAFGGINTSLIFKRV, from the coding sequence ATGCGCCGTGTCGTTGTTACGGGTGGATCTTGTATTTCTTCGCTTGGCTTTGATGCCGATACCGCTTTTGAAGGTTTGAAGTCGCTTAAGAACCGCGTGGTCCGTATGGACGCTTGGGATGTCTATAAGCAGATGAATACGCGCCTTGCCGCTCCGATTCTTGAACCGTTGCCGCAGTATCCGCGTAAGAAAATTCGCGGGGCAGGCCGTGTCGCGGTGATGGCACTTCTTTCTGCCGACAAGGCTCTTGAAGTGGCTGGCCTTACGGGTGAAACCGACCTGATGAAGTCGGGCCGTATGGGGGTTGCCTATGGTTCTTCTATGGGAAGCATCAACCCGTTGCTCGAATTTTTCTCGATGCTCAACACCTATGACTGCTCCAATATCACGGCGACAACCTATATTCGCGCCATGCCGCAGACTTGTGCGGTGAACATCAGTGTGATTCTTGGACTGACGGGACGTCTGGTGACGACGAATACCGCATGTACGAGCGGAAGCCTTGCAATCGGCCAGGCGTATGAACTTATCAAGTACGGTAAGCAGGACGTGATGATTGCGGGCGGCGCCGATGAACTCGACCCGACGGAATCGGCTGTTTTCGACACGCTGTTTGCGACCAGTACCAAGAACGATCATCCGGAGCTTTCTCCGGCGGCCTATGACAGGGACCGCGACGGTCTTGTGATTGGCGAAGGTGCGGGAGCCCTGATTCTTGAAGAGTACGAACACGCTAAGGCTCGCGGTGCAAAGATTTATGCGGAACTGGTCGGCTTTGGTTCCAACACCGACGGTGAACATATTACGCAGCCCAAGAAAGAAACCATGCAGCATGCTCTCGAATTGGCAATCGAAGATTCGGGAATTTCTGCCGATGCTATCGGTTACGTGAATGGCCACGGAACGGCGACGCACCACGGTGACATTGCCGAAACCTGGGCCACTTATAACGCTCTCAAGCAGCGCACGGTTCCCCTTTCCAGCCTCAAGAGCTATGTCGGTCATACGCTTGGTGCCTGTGGTGGAATCGAGGCCTGGCTTGCCATTCACATGATGAACCGTGGTTGGTTCAGCCCGAACCTGAACCTGAACAATGTGGACCCCGAATGTGCTCCGCTGGATTACATCATGGGGAGCGGCCGCGAAATGGACGTGGAATATATCATGTCCAACAACTTCGCCTTTGGCGGAATCAACACGTCGCTCATTTTCAAGCGTGTCTAA
- a CDS encoding NCS2 family permease, whose product MSENNKKVKRWAGRELKREGLILEKFFRLTENKTDITTELLAGLATFITVAYILAVNPEILSASGMPKGGVFMATALAAAIGSALMGFLANYPFVLAPGLGINAFFSYTVVLMMGYSWQFALLVVFIEGIIFLILSVTSIREKLFNSIPFSLKAAVAVGIGLFIAFIALQGGKIIVSNDSTLVGLVDFRKADFHTTGIWTTLTFVGILITSAVIAKGIHAGLLIGIFATWFLGIFAEIFGIYVPNPEQGFYSIIPHFKNYFGTLGNTFNEFGATCGALFNPDSWTHSINGAIVGQGFSLLKSLDFFIVLFAFFFVDFFDTLGTLIGVSLKGEFMSKDGILPRTSKALSADAIATSVGAVLGTSTTTTFVESAAGVAVGARTGLTAITAAGLFVSAIFFAPIFLAIPSFATAPALFVVGFIMATSIAKINFNDAGEAIPAFICMVSMPLTYSIADGIMFGVISYTLINIVIGKIRKVHWIMMALTVFFLLKYILL is encoded by the coding sequence ATGTCTGAGAACAACAAAAAAGTCAAACGTTGGGCCGGTCGTGAACTCAAGAGAGAAGGCCTCATTCTAGAAAAATTCTTTAGACTGACCGAAAACAAGACCGATATCACCACGGAGCTTCTCGCAGGACTCGCCACCTTCATCACGGTAGCCTATATTCTTGCCGTGAACCCAGAAATCCTTTCGGCTTCGGGAATGCCCAAAGGCGGAGTTTTCATGGCAACCGCCCTTGCCGCGGCCATCGGGTCCGCCCTCATGGGATTCCTGGCGAACTATCCCTTTGTGCTTGCACCGGGACTTGGCATCAACGCCTTCTTCAGTTACACGGTCGTACTGATGATGGGATACAGTTGGCAATTTGCCCTGTTGGTGGTATTCATTGAAGGTATTATCTTCCTTATCCTTTCGGTTACCTCGATTCGTGAAAAACTGTTCAACAGCATTCCCTTTTCACTCAAGGCTGCCGTCGCCGTTGGCATTGGCCTATTTATCGCGTTCATCGCTTTGCAGGGCGGCAAAATCATCGTCAGCAACGACTCGACTCTGGTAGGACTTGTTGATTTCCGAAAAGCCGACTTCCATACGACTGGAATATGGACAACCCTTACATTTGTCGGAATCCTCATCACGTCTGCCGTTATCGCCAAAGGAATTCATGCAGGGCTTCTGATCGGCATTTTCGCCACCTGGTTCCTAGGCATCTTTGCCGAGATCTTCGGCATTTACGTGCCGAACCCGGAACAGGGATTTTATTCCATCATTCCTCATTTCAAGAACTACTTCGGGACACTCGGCAACACGTTCAACGAATTCGGAGCAACCTGCGGAGCTCTGTTCAACCCCGATTCATGGACCCATTCCATCAACGGCGCCATTGTCGGGCAGGGATTTTCGCTGCTCAAGTCTCTCGATTTCTTTATCGTACTGTTCGCCTTCTTCTTTGTCGATTTCTTTGACACGCTAGGAACGTTAATCGGTGTATCGCTCAAGGGCGAATTCATGAGCAAAGACGGGATACTCCCCCGCACGTCAAAAGCCCTTTCGGCAGATGCCATCGCCACTTCTGTCGGAGCCGTTCTCGGAACCTCTACAACGACCACCTTCGTCGAAAGCGCTGCAGGCGTTGCCGTCGGGGCTCGCACCGGCCTCACCGCCATTACAGCGGCAGGCCTATTTGTTTCGGCCATTTTCTTTGCACCCATATTCCTTGCCATTCCGAGTTTTGCGACAGCCCCCGCATTATTCGTCGTCGGTTTCATCATGGCAACCTCGATCGCAAAAATCAACTTCAACGACGCCGGCGAAGCCATTCCCGCCTTTATCTGCATGGTATCGATGCCGCTCACCTACTCCATTGCAGACGGCATTATGTTCGGAGTCATTTCGTACACCCTCATCAACATCGTCATCGGGAAAATCAGGAAAGTTCACTGGATCATGATGGCTCTCACCGTGTTCTTCCTGCTAAAGTACATTCTACTTTAA
- a CDS encoding outer membrane lipoprotein carrier protein LolA — protein sequence MNPIFKSVVVSVFALGILGGTAFAAGSASDVFKKPLTEISKPALQESIAVLTASPLTVGNFKQTRNIKKLNREFVSTGSFAISREEGIVWDTEKPFPSVLWVGDNAIVQWDVNRNVKKTMAAKDNPVFAEFSGTIQSVFSGKFDELARNFDIYFDDSRKGFCVGLVPKERTVARIIASITLEGVNELEKVSIVDGEQNLVTYEFTGQAHFKDLDSVEGTFKDLAQKFKNVKK from the coding sequence ATGAACCCCATTTTTAAAAGCGTCGTAGTCTCGGTTTTTGCCCTTGGAATTCTTGGGGGGACAGCCTTTGCGGCAGGTTCTGCTTCGGATGTTTTCAAGAAACCGCTGACTGAAATCTCGAAGCCTGCCTTGCAGGAATCGATTGCCGTGCTTACGGCAAGCCCCCTGACGGTTGGAAATTTCAAGCAGACCCGCAACATCAAGAAACTGAATCGCGAGTTTGTCTCGACGGGCTCCTTTGCGATTTCACGCGAGGAGGGTATTGTCTGGGATACGGAAAAACCGTTCCCGTCGGTGCTGTGGGTTGGCGACAATGCCATTGTGCAGTGGGATGTGAACCGTAACGTCAAAAAGACGATGGCCGCGAAGGACAATCCTGTATTCGCCGAATTTTCCGGTACCATCCAGTCGGTGTTCTCGGGTAAGTTCGACGAGCTCGCCCGGAATTTCGACATCTATTTCGATGATTCCCGCAAGGGATTTTGCGTGGGGCTTGTTCCCAAGGAACGTACCGTGGCCCGCATTATCGCGTCTATCACCCTCGAAGGGGTAAACGAACTTGAAAAGGTGTCGATTGTCGATGGCGAACAGAACCTGGTGACATACGAATTTACGGGACAGGCGCATTTTAAGGACCTTGATTCCGTGGAAGGGACTTTTAAGGACTTGGCCCAGAAATTCAAGAATGTGAAAAAATGA